A genomic stretch from Procambarus clarkii isolate CNS0578487 chromosome 14, FALCON_Pclarkii_2.0, whole genome shotgun sequence includes:
- the LOC138364611 gene encoding beta-1,3-galactosyltransferase 4-like, which yields MARRPLVWLEAAAAVVTAAAVVLLVGFTWQASQPTFPPPPAAHHRRRPPPRAHPELYPPAAPLLDLPAVSLVANSPACGTGPLLLVLLVISHPAHAPLRDAHRTHASWRALDALGVRRVFFLADGSRRGQPEYPTLPTAAVLEESAAHRDLVVADFQEHYRNLTYKHALALSWPARFCPHARFILKMDDDIMVDVWGVVELLQEGLAVNRLGTVVARGSGTLSLDPQGTWAAGLVQQGLRPQRGSGKWQVTGAEYPGNVYPTFLGGWAYLTTQPAAAAITRAAAILPPFWIDDVHLTGTVAGAAGVPRYALNEHYTLLRAAATCCLEGPLRSVRRPGGPAAALCGLLVAPSDRNVTVLEAWLRAAWACHTRGECPVPRPGSCPPTRPHYAVGTVIPLA from the coding sequence ATGGCGAGGCGCCCTCTGGTGTGGCTTGAGGCCGCAGCTGCGGTAGTGACGGCCGCAGCTGTCGTCCTGCTGGTGGGCTTCACGTGGCAGGCCAGCCAGCCCACCTTCCCGCCCCCTCCTGccgcccaccaccgccgccgcccacCGCCCCGCGCCCACCCGGAGCTCTACCCACCCGCCGCACCTCTCCTTGACCTACCTGCGGTCTCCTTAGTGGCTAACAGTCCCGCATGCGGCACAGGGCCGCTCCTCCTGGTGCTACTGGTCATATCCCACCCCGCCCACGCCCCTCTGAGGGACGCCCACAGGACACACGCCTCCTGGCGCGCCCTGGACGCCCTGGGGGTGCGCAGGGTGTTCTTCCTGGCGGACGGCAGCAGGAGAGGGCAGCCAGAGTACCCGACGCTGCCCACCGCCGCCGTGCTGGAGGAGAGCGCCGCCCACAGGGACCTGGTGGTGGCAGACTTCCAGGAACACTACCGCAACCTGACGTACAAACACGCCCTGGCGCTCTCCTGGCCCGCGCGCTTCTGCCCGCACGCGCGCTTCATCCTCAAGATGGATGACGACATTATGGTGGATGTCTGGGGCGTGGTTGAGCTCCTGCAGGAGGGGCTGGCGGTGAACCGCTTGGGCACGGTGGTGGCTAGGGGCAGCGGCACTCTCAGCCTCGACCCCCAGGGCACGTGGGCAGCGGGGCTGGTGCAACAAGGGCTTAGACCCCAGCGGGGCAGCGGCAAGTGGCAGGTGACAGGCGCAGAATACCCAGGCAATGTGTACCCAACCTTCCTGGGTGGTTGGGCATACCTCACTACCCAACCAGCGGCGGCTGCCATCACCCGCGCCGCTGCCATCCTTCCGCCATTCTGGATAGACGACGTGCACCTGACAGGGACGGTGGCAGGGGCAGCAGGCGTGCCCAGATATGCCCTCAACGAGCACTATACCCTGCTGAGGGCAGCTGCTACCTGTTGCCTGGAGGGCCCTCTGCGGTCTGTGAGGCGCCCCGGGGGCCCAGCCGCGGCCCTCTGCGGGCTCCTGGTGGCCCCCTCCGACCGCAATGTGACGGTCCTGGAGGCCTGGCTGAGGGCAGCCTGGGCATGCCACACACGGGGGGAGTGCCCCGTGCCCCGGCCCGGCTCCTGCCCCCCCACCCGCCCTCACTATGCTGTGGGCACTGTCATTCCTCTCGCCTGA